Proteins from a single region of Streptomyces sp. HUAS 15-9:
- a CDS encoding tetratricopeptide repeat protein, giving the protein MKRRQLLVGLFAVAAVATGVTSWAILSYSAAPADAKAPSSADQNLRDADTLLQAGITQQQNHDVEGADRTYRRVLELDPQNKYAWYNLGVMAHQAGRAADARAAYDKALKIDPAFPSALFNEALLVESSDPDQAGELLKRVIAADPRAGTAHLHLGRIRALQKRDKDAADEFRRAITADPSLWSQVPEEFR; this is encoded by the coding sequence GTGAAACGTAGGCAATTGTTGGTGGGGCTCTTCGCTGTGGCTGCGGTTGCCACCGGAGTGACGTCGTGGGCGATTCTTTCCTACTCGGCAGCGCCCGCGGATGCCAAGGCTCCGTCATCGGCGGACCAGAATCTGCGGGACGCCGATACGCTTTTGCAGGCCGGAATTACGCAGCAGCAGAACCATGACGTCGAAGGGGCCGACCGCACCTACCGGCGCGTCCTGGAGCTGGACCCGCAGAACAAGTACGCCTGGTACAACCTGGGAGTCATGGCGCACCAGGCCGGCCGGGCGGCCGATGCCCGCGCGGCCTACGACAAGGCCCTGAAGATCGACCCGGCGTTCCCGTCGGCTCTCTTCAACGAGGCGCTGCTGGTGGAGTCGAGCGATCCCGACCAGGCCGGCGAACTCCTGAAGCGTGTCATTGCCGCCGATCCCCGTGCGGGCACGGCACATCTGCACCTCGGCCGAATCCGGGCGCTGCAGAAACGTGACAAAGACGCCGCGGACGAGTTCCGTCGCGCAATCACCGCCGATCCCTCACTTTGGTCCCAAGTGCCGGAGGAATTCCGGTGA
- a CDS encoding pyridoxal phosphate-dependent aminotransferase — translation MQVIQSTKLANVCYEIRGPVLEEAMRLEAAGHRILKLNTGNPAAFGFECPPEILEDILRNVSTAHGYGDAKGLLAARRAVVMHNQTIGIETDVEHVFIGNGVSELIVMAMQGLLDDGDEVLVPAPDYPLWTAAVSLSGGTAVHYRCDEQSDWMPDLADIERKVTDRTKAIAIINPNNPTGAVYDESVLKGLTDIARRHNLLVCSDEIYDKILYEDATHIPTASVAPDLLTLTFNGMSKAYRVAGYRVGWMSISGPRAHADSYIEGLTILANMRLCANMPGQHGVVAALSGRQSISDLVLPGGRLKEQMDTAYELLTQIPGVTCVRPKGALYLFPRLDPQVFKIKDDRQMVLDLLRQEKIMVVQGTGFNWPEPDHFRVVTLPSVGDLRDAVTRIGTFLDGYGQP, via the coding sequence ATGCAGGTGATCCAGTCGACGAAGCTCGCCAACGTCTGTTACGAGATCCGGGGCCCGGTTCTTGAGGAGGCGATGCGTCTCGAGGCGGCCGGCCACCGCATCCTCAAGCTGAACACCGGCAACCCGGCGGCGTTCGGCTTCGAGTGCCCGCCCGAGATCCTGGAGGACATCCTCCGCAACGTCTCCACGGCGCACGGCTACGGCGACGCGAAGGGCCTGCTGGCCGCCCGCCGCGCGGTCGTCATGCACAACCAGACCATCGGCATCGAGACGGACGTCGAGCACGTCTTCATCGGCAACGGCGTCTCCGAGCTGATCGTGATGGCGATGCAGGGCCTGCTGGACGACGGCGACGAGGTCCTCGTACCGGCGCCGGACTACCCGCTGTGGACGGCAGCCGTCTCCCTCTCCGGCGGTACGGCGGTGCACTACCGCTGCGACGAGCAGTCCGACTGGATGCCCGACCTCGCCGACATCGAGCGCAAGGTCACCGACCGCACCAAGGCGATCGCCATCATCAACCCGAACAACCCGACGGGCGCGGTGTACGACGAGTCGGTGCTCAAGGGTCTGACGGACATCGCCCGCCGGCACAATCTGCTGGTCTGCTCGGACGAGATCTACGACAAGATCCTCTACGAGGACGCGACGCACATCCCGACCGCGTCCGTCGCCCCCGACCTGCTGACGCTGACCTTCAACGGCATGTCGAAGGCGTACCGGGTGGCCGGCTACCGGGTCGGCTGGATGTCGATCTCCGGCCCGCGCGCGCACGCCGACTCCTACATCGAGGGTCTGACGATCCTGGCGAACATGCGCCTGTGCGCGAACATGCCGGGCCAGCACGGGGTCGTGGCCGCGCTGAGCGGCCGCCAGTCGATCAGCGACCTGGTGCTGCCGGGCGGGCGGCTGAAGGAACAGATGGACACCGCCTACGAGCTGCTGACCCAGATCCCGGGCGTGACGTGCGTACGGCCGAAGGGCGCGCTGTATCTCTTCCCGCGTCTGGACCCCCAGGTCTTCAAGATCAAGGACGACCGCCAGATGGTCCTCGACCTCCTCCGCCAGGAAAAGATCATGGTCGTGCAGGGCACCGGCTTCAACTGGCCGGAGCCGGATCACTTCCGCGTGGTGACGCTGCCGTCGGTCGGGGACCTGCGCGACGCGGTGACCCGGATCGGCACCTTCCTGGACGGATACGGCCAGCCGTAG
- a CDS encoding glycosyltransferase has translation MTSTATPRFSVFTPSHRPRFLDECLATLQAQTCSDWEWIVLLNNGARWRPERPDDRVRIEIADDVDGVGAAKRRACELARGEILVELDHDDLLAKACLAELGKAFDEHPDAVFVYSNTAQIDEDGKRDDSRFDETFGWQYEEVKVDGRKLLQVVSLAPTPHNVAYIWYAPNHVRAFRKESYEKAGGYDAARTVLDDQDLMCRLFHIGDFHHINRCLYLQRVHPGNTQRDPEINAHIQRETVALYDKYIEANALAWTYRRGLIALDLGAARRKPPGYVGVDRRPGDGVDIVATLPGKLDLPDGSVGLMRAVDFLEYVPAKVPLINELYRLLAPGGMLLTMTPSSDGRGAYQDPTHTAYYNENSFWYYTDDQYRAFVPDLEARFQSSRLVTYFPSEWHSKNDISYVVANLIAMKDGTARHGGKLLV, from the coding sequence ATGACGTCGACCGCGACACCGAGGTTCTCCGTCTTCACCCCCAGCCACCGGCCCCGTTTCCTCGATGAGTGCCTGGCGACCCTGCAGGCACAGACCTGTTCGGACTGGGAGTGGATCGTCCTGCTCAACAACGGCGCCCGGTGGCGGCCGGAGCGGCCCGACGACCGGGTCCGCATCGAGATCGCGGACGACGTCGACGGCGTGGGTGCCGCGAAGCGCAGGGCCTGCGAACTGGCGCGCGGCGAGATCCTCGTGGAACTCGACCACGACGACCTGCTCGCGAAGGCGTGCCTGGCGGAGCTCGGCAAGGCGTTCGACGAGCATCCCGACGCCGTCTTCGTCTACAGCAACACCGCGCAGATCGACGAGGACGGGAAGCGGGACGACAGCCGCTTCGACGAGACGTTCGGCTGGCAGTACGAGGAGGTGAAGGTCGACGGCCGCAAGCTGCTGCAGGTCGTCTCGCTGGCGCCGACCCCGCACAACGTCGCCTACATCTGGTACGCGCCCAACCACGTACGGGCGTTCCGCAAGGAGAGCTACGAGAAGGCCGGCGGGTACGACGCCGCGCGCACGGTGCTGGACGACCAGGACCTGATGTGCCGCCTCTTCCACATCGGCGACTTCCACCACATCAACCGCTGCCTCTACCTCCAGCGGGTGCACCCCGGGAACACCCAGCGCGACCCGGAGATCAACGCGCACATCCAGCGCGAGACGGTCGCCCTGTATGACAAGTACATCGAGGCCAACGCCCTCGCCTGGACCTACCGGCGCGGACTGATCGCGCTGGACCTCGGCGCGGCCCGCCGGAAACCGCCGGGGTACGTCGGCGTGGACCGGCGGCCGGGAGACGGGGTCGACATCGTCGCGACCCTGCCCGGGAAGCTGGACCTGCCCGACGGCTCCGTCGGCCTGATGCGGGCGGTGGACTTCCTCGAGTACGTGCCCGCGAAGGTGCCGCTGATCAACGAGCTGTACCGGCTGCTGGCGCCCGGCGGCATGCTCCTCACCATGACGCCCAGCTCCGACGGCCGTGGCGCGTACCAGGACCCGACACACACCGCCTACTACAACGAGAACTCGTTCTGGTACTACACGGACGACCAGTACCGCGCCTTCGTGCCGGACCTCGAGGCCCGGTTCCAGTCATCGCGCCTGGTCACCTACTTCCCGAGCGAGTGGCACTCCAAGAACGACATCTCGTACGTGGTCGCCAACCTCATCGCGATGAAGGACGGCACCGCGCGGCACGGCGGAAAGCTCCTGGTCTGA
- a CDS encoding dTDP-4-dehydrorhamnose 3,5-epimerase family protein, which produces MEPLGIEGAWVDTPKVFMDTRGRFHEWFKGERFRDSVGHGLRLEQANCSRSVLGTLRGIHYASVPPGQAKFVTCVSGAVLDVVVDIRVGSSTFGKWEAVRLDDTTHRCVYVSEGLGHGFMALEDNSTVVYLCSAGYAPHREYGINPLDPDLAIAWPEELAPHLSDKDTAAPTLEEAGRQGLLPSFEDCVAYRRGLADGVRQEDPEKAGSLRPHG; this is translated from the coding sequence ATGGAGCCACTTGGCATCGAAGGGGCCTGGGTGGACACGCCCAAGGTGTTCATGGATACCAGGGGCAGATTCCATGAGTGGTTCAAGGGGGAACGGTTTCGCGATTCCGTCGGCCACGGACTCCGACTTGAGCAGGCCAACTGCTCGCGCTCCGTTCTCGGCACTCTCCGCGGCATCCACTACGCGTCGGTGCCACCGGGCCAGGCCAAGTTCGTCACCTGCGTCAGCGGCGCCGTCCTCGACGTGGTGGTCGACATCCGCGTCGGCTCTTCGACCTTCGGGAAATGGGAAGCGGTCAGGCTCGACGACACGACGCACCGCTGCGTCTATGTCTCGGAGGGACTGGGCCATGGCTTCATGGCACTGGAGGACAATTCCACCGTCGTCTACCTCTGTTCAGCGGGATATGCGCCGCACCGTGAATACGGGATCAACCCGCTCGACCCCGATCTGGCCATCGCCTGGCCCGAGGAACTCGCCCCGCACCTTTCCGACAAGGACACGGCCGCGCCCACGCTGGAGGAGGCCGGGCGACAAGGTCTGCTGCCTTCTTTCGAGGACTGCGTCGCGTATCGCCGAGGGCTCGCCGACGGAGTCCGCCAGGAAGACCCGGAAAAAGCAGGTTCATTGAGGCCGCACGGGTGA
- a CDS encoding sugar kinase codes for MDVVALGESMVTFLPTRPGRLADVPVFDRAIGGAESNVVCALAAAGHPVRWVSRVGADGFGDHLVETIGAYGVDVASVRRDPQRPTGIYFRTAGDRAGGDHEVAYYRAGSAASAMAPGNVDLAAVRAARVLHLTGITAALSADCLELVRALTAPGAGRPLVSFDVNHRPGLWRDGAGARVLLELARGADIVFVGEDEADRLWGLHGPDAIRTAFPGPAVLVVKQGAAGATVHDQDTVTFVPALSVDVVAAVGAGDAFAAGFLSATLRGLPVRDRLRHGHLVAAAALTVPGDLALPPARDHAARLAALDEESWGRLRLGPGWTRADRVPDRTSEEAVTP; via the coding sequence GTGGACGTCGTCGCGCTCGGCGAGTCCATGGTCACGTTCCTGCCCACCCGGCCCGGCCGCCTCGCCGACGTCCCCGTCTTCGACCGTGCCATCGGTGGCGCCGAGTCCAACGTGGTCTGCGCCCTGGCCGCCGCCGGACATCCGGTGCGCTGGGTGAGCCGGGTCGGGGCGGACGGCTTCGGTGACCACCTCGTCGAGACGATCGGGGCGTACGGCGTCGATGTCGCCTCCGTGCGGCGCGACCCGCAGCGGCCCACCGGCATCTACTTCCGCACGGCCGGCGACCGGGCGGGCGGCGACCACGAGGTGGCGTACTACCGCGCCGGATCGGCGGCCTCGGCGATGGCTCCGGGGAACGTGGACCTGGCGGCGGTGCGCGCGGCGCGCGTGCTGCACCTGACCGGCATCACCGCCGCGCTCTCCGCGGACTGCCTGGAACTGGTACGGGCGCTCACCGCCCCCGGCGCCGGACGGCCGCTGGTCTCCTTCGACGTCAACCACCGGCCGGGACTGTGGCGGGACGGTGCCGGGGCACGGGTCCTTCTCGAACTGGCGCGCGGGGCCGACATCGTGTTCGTGGGCGAGGACGAGGCGGATCGGCTGTGGGGCCTGCACGGCCCCGACGCCATCCGTACGGCCTTCCCCGGCCCCGCGGTGCTGGTCGTCAAACAGGGCGCTGCCGGAGCGACCGTCCACGACCAGGACACCGTCACCTTCGTCCCCGCCCTCTCCGTCGACGTCGTGGCCGCCGTCGGTGCGGGCGACGCCTTCGCCGCGGGCTTCCTCTCCGCCACCCTGCGCGGCCTCCCCGTACGCGACCGCCTGCGGCACGGTCACCTCGTGGCCGCCGCCGCGCTCACCGTCCCCGGCGACCTCGCCCTGCCTCCCGCCCGCGACCACGCCGCCCGGCTCGCCGCCCTGGACGAGGAGTCGTGGGGCAGACTTCGACTCGGCCCCGGCTGGACGCGGGCCGATCGGGTCCCTGATCGGACCTCTGAGGAGGCAGTCACCCCATGA
- a CDS encoding SCO4983 family protein: MYEPIRTGPSRRSVHSTMAGTTSDFPHRSREEELDIQLAGHLAALLAVTDELRALVPSADLDLAAERLAEQVARLRSGHTPARATGTGPGPRSAALHERAHTLAGRALVVAASRADTAVAILSAERMDAHTAALADPKELSAAH; this comes from the coding sequence ATGTACGAACCGATCCGCACTGGGCCTTCCCGCAGGTCCGTCCACAGCACGATGGCCGGCACCACCTCGGACTTCCCCCACCGGTCGCGCGAGGAGGAACTGGACATCCAGCTCGCGGGACATCTCGCGGCCCTGCTCGCCGTCACGGACGAGCTGCGGGCGCTCGTGCCCTCCGCCGACCTGGACCTGGCGGCCGAACGGCTCGCCGAGCAGGTGGCCCGGCTGCGCAGCGGGCACACCCCGGCCCGTGCGACCGGCACCGGGCCCGGCCCCCGGTCGGCGGCCCTGCACGAGCGGGCCCACACCCTCGCCGGCCGCGCGCTCGTCGTCGCGGCCTCCCGCGCCGATACGGCGGTGGCGATCCTGTCCGCCGAACGCATGGACGCGCACACCGCCGCGCTGGCCGACCCGAAGGAACTCAGCGCGGCCCACTGA
- a CDS encoding tetratricopeptide repeat protein produces the protein MTRRSLWAGLVVTVAVAAGVTVWALPSPSTVPSESKHASATRNNEQTNALLQSALDHQSHQDSQGAARDYRHVLELDPGNKQAWYGLGLIEQQNGRTAEARAAYEKALDSDPSFMSALYSEANLLRSSDPDRAIELLRRAVAADPKGTAVQMQLGFLLTEQHRKDEAVDVYRHVVEIEHGLLSQVPKEFRDSVSRSSR, from the coding sequence GTGACACGTAGGAGTTTGTGGGCAGGGCTCGTCGTGACGGTGGCGGTCGCCGCCGGGGTGACCGTCTGGGCGCTTCCGTCTCCGTCAACCGTGCCGTCGGAATCCAAGCACGCATCGGCGACCCGGAACAACGAGCAGACGAACGCGCTGTTGCAGTCCGCGCTCGACCACCAGTCGCACCAGGATTCCCAGGGCGCCGCCCGGGACTACCGGCATGTGCTCGAACTGGATCCCGGGAACAAGCAGGCCTGGTACGGCCTCGGCCTCATCGAGCAGCAGAACGGCAGGACGGCGGAGGCCCGTGCCGCGTACGAGAAGGCTCTGGACTCCGATCCGTCCTTCATGTCCGCCCTCTACAGCGAGGCGAATCTGCTGAGGTCGAGCGATCCCGACCGGGCCATCGAGCTCTTGAGACGTGCCGTCGCCGCCGATCCGAAGGGCACCGCGGTCCAGATGCAGCTGGGTTTCCTGCTGACGGAGCAGCACCGCAAGGACGAGGCCGTGGACGTGTACCGTCATGTGGTCGAGATCGAGCACGGACTGCTGTCCCAAGTGCCAAAGGAGTTCCGGGATTCCGTGAGCCGATCTTCTCGATGA
- a CDS encoding S1 family peptidase, with protein MNKPLLATLAALVITGAGMAPAAAATATHRTATETKSAAPTLKAVNFAGTVSLSNCSGSVIRFPASADSDPALVMTNGHCLETGFPSPGEVIVDQASSRSFGLLNASGTRVGTLRAGKVAYSTMTDTDVTIYQLTRTYAQIKSSYGINALTVQDTHPTAGTAITVVSGYWKRTYACNVDGFVYRLKEGSWTWKDSVRYTSACQTIGGTSGSPVIDNATGKVVAVNNTGNEDGERCTDNNPCEVDANGNVTVRYGINYAQETYNIPACFTTGNKLNLNADGCTLPKP; from the coding sequence ATGAACAAGCCTCTCCTTGCCACGCTCGCCGCCCTGGTGATCACCGGGGCGGGCATGGCCCCCGCGGCGGCCGCCACGGCGACGCACAGGACGGCCACGGAGACGAAGAGCGCGGCACCCACACTCAAGGCCGTCAACTTCGCCGGCACCGTCTCGCTCAGCAACTGCTCCGGCTCCGTCATCCGCTTCCCGGCCTCCGCGGACAGCGACCCGGCGCTGGTGATGACCAACGGCCACTGCCTGGAGACCGGCTTCCCGTCGCCCGGCGAGGTCATCGTCGACCAGGCATCCAGCCGCAGCTTCGGTCTGCTCAACGCGTCGGGCACGCGGGTCGGGACACTGCGCGCCGGCAAGGTCGCGTACTCGACGATGACCGACACGGACGTCACGATCTACCAGCTGACCCGGACGTACGCGCAGATCAAGAGCTCGTACGGGATCAACGCGCTGACGGTGCAGGACACGCACCCGACCGCGGGAACCGCCATCACGGTCGTCTCCGGCTACTGGAAGCGGACCTACGCCTGCAACGTCGACGGGTTCGTCTACCGCCTCAAGGAGGGCAGCTGGACCTGGAAGGACTCGGTCCGCTACACCTCCGCCTGCCAGACCATCGGCGGCACCTCCGGGTCCCCGGTCATTGACAACGCCACCGGCAAGGTCGTCGCCGTCAACAACACCGGCAACGAGGACGGCGAGCGCTGCACCGACAACAACCCCTGCGAGGTCGACGCCAACGGCAACGTGACCGTCCGCTACGGCATCAACTACGCCCAGGAGACCTACAACATCCCGGCCTGCTTCACCACGGGCAACAAGCTGAACCTGAACGCCGACGGCTGCACCCTGCCCAAGCCGTAG
- the rfbB gene encoding dTDP-glucose 4,6-dehydratase, producing the protein MRILVTGGAGFIGSEFVRRQLNSDPATRITVLDKLTYSGVEANLAAVVRHPGHTFVRGDICDPDVVDQVMAGQDAVVHFAAESHVDRSIDGAGPFVRSNVMGTQVLLDAAHRHGVGRFVHVSTDEVYGSIGEGSWTEDRPLVPNSPYSASKAGSDLLALAHHRTHGLDVVITRCSNNYGPYQFPEKVVPLFITNLIDGKTVPLYGDGRNIRDWVHVSDHCRGIDLVLHGGRAGEVYNIGGGTELSNHKLTGLLLDAVGAGWDRVEYVADRKGHDLRYSLDDSKIREHLGYVPQVSFTEGLADTVAWYRAHRSWWEPLKKRAAPR; encoded by the coding sequence ATGCGCATCCTTGTGACCGGCGGTGCTGGATTCATCGGTTCGGAATTCGTCCGCCGACAACTGAATTCGGATCCGGCAACGCGGATCACCGTCCTCGACAAACTCACCTATTCGGGGGTCGAGGCCAATCTGGCAGCGGTGGTGCGGCACCCGGGACACACCTTCGTCCGGGGCGACATCTGTGACCCGGATGTGGTCGACCAGGTGATGGCGGGCCAGGACGCGGTGGTCCATTTCGCCGCCGAGTCGCACGTGGACCGGTCGATCGACGGGGCCGGTCCTTTCGTGCGCAGCAATGTGATGGGCACGCAGGTGCTCCTGGACGCGGCCCACCGGCACGGTGTCGGCCGCTTCGTCCATGTCTCCACCGACGAGGTCTACGGCTCGATCGGCGAAGGCTCATGGACCGAGGACCGGCCCCTGGTGCCGAACTCCCCCTACTCCGCGTCCAAGGCCGGCTCCGACCTGCTGGCCCTCGCCCACCACCGCACCCACGGCCTGGACGTCGTGATCACCCGGTGCTCCAACAACTACGGGCCGTACCAGTTCCCCGAGAAGGTCGTCCCGCTCTTCATCACCAACCTCATCGACGGGAAGACGGTCCCCCTGTACGGAGACGGCCGCAACATCCGCGACTGGGTGCACGTGTCCGACCACTGCCGGGGCATCGACCTGGTCCTGCACGGCGGCAGGGCCGGGGAGGTCTACAACATCGGCGGCGGGACCGAGCTGAGCAACCACAAGCTCACCGGCCTGCTGCTGGACGCGGTCGGCGCGGGCTGGGACCGGGTCGAGTACGTCGCCGACCGCAAGGGCCACGACCTGCGCTACTCACTGGACGACAGCAAGATCCGCGAGCACCTCGGTTACGTCCCGCAGGTGTCCTTCACCGAGGGCCTGGCCGACACGGTCGCCTGGTACCGCGCACACCGCTCCTGGTGGGAGCCGCTCAAGAAGAGGGCCGCGCCGCGATGA
- a CDS encoding alanine racemase, giving the protein MSTEALARLAEERVDHRFKGLPPDADGLTVRELAAERRNLFTDGFTTPVLALSAERLEHNLRLMETYAARHHLVFAPHGKTSMAPQLFRRQIEHGAWGITLALPHQVRVARAFGIERVFLANELVDAAALRWISAELDADPSFRFICYVDSVRGVELMDAALRGASRPLDVVVELGAGEGARTGARTEADCAAVADAVAGTRTLRLAGVAGYEAQVPRASVESVGAWLRRLTGIAVEFDKAGRFARADEIVVSAGGSEWFDAVADVFDEIPELSLPVLKLLRSGAYVSHDDVHYRKQTPFNRVPEEGALEPAFRLWAQVVSRPSMTEAFVNAGKRDAAHDLDLPVAQVVRREGVERPAAGIEVTALSDQHLWLRTGPEADIEVGDWLGIGLSHPCTSFDKWQLIPVAEADGTVVDYIRTFF; this is encoded by the coding sequence ATGAGCACCGAAGCGCTCGCCCGCCTGGCCGAGGAACGGGTCGACCACCGCTTCAAGGGCCTTCCCCCGGACGCCGACGGCCTGACCGTCCGCGAACTGGCGGCCGAGCGGCGCAACCTCTTCACCGACGGCTTCACCACGCCCGTCCTCGCCCTGTCCGCCGAGCGCCTCGAACACAATCTGAGGCTCATGGAGACCTACGCGGCCCGGCACCACCTCGTCTTCGCCCCGCACGGCAAGACCTCCATGGCCCCGCAGCTCTTCCGGCGCCAGATCGAGCACGGCGCCTGGGGCATCACGCTCGCGCTGCCGCACCAGGTGCGGGTGGCGCGGGCGTTCGGCATCGAGCGGGTGTTCCTCGCCAACGAACTGGTGGACGCGGCGGCACTGCGCTGGATCTCCGCCGAGCTGGACGCCGACCCGTCCTTCCGCTTCATCTGTTACGTCGACTCCGTGCGCGGGGTGGAACTGATGGACGCGGCTCTGCGCGGCGCCTCCCGCCCGCTGGACGTCGTCGTCGAGCTGGGCGCGGGTGAGGGCGCCCGCACCGGCGCGCGCACGGAGGCGGACTGCGCGGCGGTCGCGGACGCGGTGGCGGGCACGCGGACGCTGCGCCTGGCGGGCGTGGCGGGCTATGAGGCCCAGGTCCCCCGCGCCTCCGTGGAGTCGGTAGGAGCCTGGCTGCGCCGGCTGACCGGGATCGCCGTGGAGTTCGACAAGGCGGGGCGGTTCGCGCGGGCGGACGAGATCGTGGTGAGCGCGGGCGGCAGCGAGTGGTTCGACGCGGTCGCCGACGTGTTCGACGAGATCCCCGAACTCTCCCTGCCAGTGCTGAAGTTGCTGCGCTCGGGCGCCTACGTCTCGCACGACGACGTGCACTACCGCAAGCAGACCCCGTTCAACCGGGTGCCCGAGGAGGGCGCCCTGGAGCCCGCGTTCCGGCTGTGGGCCCAGGTGGTGTCCCGCCCGTCGATGACCGAGGCGTTCGTCAACGCGGGCAAGCGGGACGCCGCCCACGACCTCGACCTGCCGGTCGCCCAGGTGGTACGCAGGGAGGGTGTCGAGCGCCCGGCGGCCGGGATCGAGGTGACCGCCCTGTCCGACCAGCACCTGTGGCTGCGCACCGGACCGGAGGCGGACATCGAGGTCGGCGACTGGCTGGGCATCGGCCTGTCCCACCCGTGCACGTCCTTCGACAAGTGGCAGCTGATCCCGGTGGCCGAGGCGGACGGGACGGTCGTCGACTACATCCGTACGTTCTTCTGA
- a CDS encoding N-acyl-D-amino-acid deacylase family protein: MEQLVVRDADVVDGSGEPSYRADVVVDDGRIVSIVKEAAAAGCQRPQAMRELDAEGLVLAPGFIDMHAHSDLALLRDPDHSAKAAQGVTLEVLGQDGLSYAPVDDRTLDEVRRAVTGWNGYGEDVDFDWRSVGEYLDRLDRGIAVNAAYLIPQGTVRALAVGWEDREATPEELDRMRQLVAEGMEQGAVGMSSGLTYTPGMYAKDAELTELCRVVASYGGYYCPHHRSYGAGALEAYAEMVELTRQAGCPLHLAHATMNFGVNEGRAPELLALLDNAQAAGADISLDTYPYTPGCTTLAALLPSWAGEGGPEAVLGRLTDEAAAERIRHHLEVVGADGCHGVPVDWDTIEISGVLDPALGEYVGRTVEESAQLRGEAPWTTARRLLVEDRLGSTILHHVGHEENVRAIMRHRAHTGGSDGILQGTKPHPRAYGTFPHYLGRYVRELGVLSLEECVAHLTARPAARLRLPDRGLVREGYRADLVLFDPETVAAGSTFEQPRALPSGIPHVLVDGRFVIEDGRRTDVLAGRAVRRTPV, from the coding sequence GTGGAGCAGCTCGTCGTCCGGGACGCGGACGTGGTGGACGGCAGCGGGGAGCCCTCGTACCGCGCCGATGTGGTGGTCGACGACGGCCGTATCGTCTCGATCGTCAAGGAGGCGGCGGCCGCGGGCTGCCAGCGCCCGCAGGCGATGCGGGAGCTGGACGCCGAGGGCCTGGTCCTCGCCCCCGGCTTCATCGACATGCACGCCCACAGCGACCTCGCCCTGCTGCGCGACCCCGATCACAGCGCCAAGGCGGCGCAGGGCGTGACGCTGGAGGTGCTCGGCCAGGACGGGCTGTCGTACGCGCCGGTCGACGACCGTACGCTCGACGAGGTGCGCCGGGCGGTCACCGGCTGGAACGGGTACGGCGAGGACGTCGACTTCGACTGGCGGTCGGTGGGCGAGTACCTGGACCGGCTCGACCGCGGAATCGCCGTCAACGCGGCCTATCTCATCCCCCAGGGCACGGTCCGCGCGCTCGCCGTCGGCTGGGAGGACCGGGAGGCCACGCCCGAAGAGCTGGACCGGATGCGGCAGCTGGTCGCGGAGGGCATGGAACAGGGCGCGGTCGGCATGTCGTCCGGGCTCACCTACACGCCGGGCATGTACGCCAAAGACGCCGAACTGACCGAGCTGTGCCGGGTGGTGGCGTCCTACGGCGGCTACTACTGCCCGCACCACCGCTCGTACGGCGCGGGCGCCCTGGAGGCGTACGCGGAGATGGTGGAGCTGACCCGGCAGGCGGGCTGCCCGCTGCATCTCGCCCACGCCACCATGAACTTCGGCGTCAACGAGGGAAGGGCGCCCGAACTGCTCGCGCTGCTCGACAACGCCCAGGCCGCCGGTGCCGACATCAGCCTCGACACCTACCCCTACACCCCCGGCTGCACGACGCTCGCCGCGCTGCTGCCGAGCTGGGCGGGCGAGGGCGGCCCGGAGGCGGTCCTCGGCCGGCTCACCGACGAGGCGGCCGCCGAGCGGATCCGGCACCACCTGGAGGTCGTCGGCGCGGACGGCTGCCACGGCGTGCCCGTGGACTGGGACACGATCGAGATCTCGGGCGTGCTGGACCCGGCGCTCGGGGAGTACGTCGGCCGTACGGTCGAGGAGTCGGCGCAGCTGCGCGGCGAGGCCCCCTGGACGACCGCGCGCCGGCTGCTGGTCGAGGACCGGCTCGGTTCGACGATCCTGCACCACGTCGGCCACGAGGAGAACGTCCGGGCGATCATGCGGCACCGCGCCCACACCGGCGGCTCGGACGGCATCCTCCAGGGCACGAAGCCGCATCCCCGGGCGTACGGCACCTTCCCGCACTACCTCGGCCGGTATGTGCGGGAGCTGGGCGTGCTGTCCCTGGAGGAGTGCGTCGCCCATCTCACCGCACGGCCCGCGGCCCGGCTGCGCCTGCCGGACCGCGGGCTCGTCCGCGAGGGATACCGCGCCGACCTGGTCCTGTTCGACCCGGAGACGGTCGCGGCGGGGTCCACCTTCGAGCAGCCGCGCGCGCTGCCCTCCGGCATTCCCCACGTCCTGGTCGACGGCCGGTTCGTGATCGAGGACGGGCGCCGGACGGACGTACTGGCGGGGCGGGCGGTCCGCCGGACTCCGGTGTGA